The following proteins are co-located in the Rheinheimera salexigens genome:
- a CDS encoding class I SAM-dependent methyltransferase — MIINIKTTINTALFALAIAFTIPAYANVPQQNHFTELDHIANDPARAEDNIQRNAFRHPAETLTFFGIEPQMSVLEVWPSKGWYTEILAPFLKAQGKLTLAQFSKDTDNFRNERNVFWAKISAKLEHYIAENPQRFGQVATLELEPPFLTPQVTDQFDMVLSFRNAHIWNEDGHLHATIETLFNALKPGGVMGMVEHRASRLSDISSSASVGYLDEAYVIAVAQSVGFQLVASSEINANPLDSKNYPKGVYTLPPTLAMGGQDKEYYLAIGESDRMTLKFIKPNE; from the coding sequence ATGATTATAAATATAAAAACAACGATTAATACCGCGCTCTTTGCATTGGCTATAGCATTCACTATTCCAGCTTATGCTAATGTACCCCAGCAAAATCACTTTACAGAATTAGATCATATTGCCAATGATCCGGCTCGCGCTGAAGACAATATTCAGCGAAATGCGTTTCGTCATCCTGCTGAGACCTTAACTTTTTTTGGTATTGAGCCACAGATGTCAGTGCTGGAAGTTTGGCCAAGTAAAGGTTGGTATACCGAAATTTTAGCGCCATTTTTAAAAGCGCAGGGCAAATTAACTCTGGCACAATTTTCAAAAGATACCGATAATTTCCGTAATGAACGCAATGTGTTTTGGGCTAAAATCAGTGCTAAATTAGAGCACTATATTGCAGAAAATCCGCAGCGTTTTGGCCAAGTCGCGACGCTAGAACTTGAGCCACCTTTCCTGACACCACAGGTGACAGACCAATTTGATATGGTGTTAAGTTTTCGTAATGCCCATATTTGGAACGAAGATGGTCATTTACATGCCACAATAGAAACGTTATTTAATGCCCTAAAACCAGGTGGTGTTATGGGTATGGTCGAGCATAGAGCTTCTCGTTTATCCGATATTTCCAGCTCTGCTAGTGTTGGCTATTTAGATGAGGCTTATGTTATCGCGGTTGCTCAATCAGTAGGTTTTCAGTTAGTTGCAAGCAGTGAGATCAATGCCAATCCACTAGACAGTAAAAATTATCCTAAAGGGGTTTATACGCTACCGCCAACATTAGCTATGGGTGGCCAAGATAAAGAATATTACTTAGCCATTGGTGAAAGTGATCGTATGACACTGAAATTTATTAAACCGAACGAGTAG
- a CDS encoding alkaline phosphatase, whose product MRKNCLRTNLLSLSLLLIPTALFAAPKNIIYMIGDGMGPTYLTGYRYYSDDVTTKAVENTVFDQLWLGMASSYPDDDTYVTDSAAGATALATGIKSYNGAISVDHKHMPLSTMMMQAKKLGKANGIVASSQINHATPAAFLAHNKSRQNYNEIADMYVDYRINGKPVADVMLGGGKKYFIREDRNLVNELQQQDYQYAENWQQLDQLTRSPAIALLADVALPSAIDNPVQQPLAQLTSKALQLLATAEKGFVLMVEGSQIDWCGHSNDIACAMAEMDDFGHAIQVAKDFVDANPDTLLIITADHETGGLSLGANGVYEWRTDKIKKIRHSALVIAEKMLAATNDENALQIWQTLTSMALSEEESKLLLMAKTDSNKALTSQIKAIINNRTNTGWTTGGHSAADVPVLAYGKWQKDFIGFQDNTDIAKKIMQYIQQTK is encoded by the coding sequence ATGCGTAAAAATTGTCTGCGTACAAACCTATTATCATTATCGTTACTATTAATACCAACCGCTTTATTTGCTGCACCTAAAAATATTATTTATATGATAGGGGATGGCATGGGGCCAACCTATTTAACCGGTTACCGCTATTATAGTGATGATGTCACGACGAAAGCCGTAGAGAACACCGTATTTGATCAACTGTGGTTAGGTATGGCAAGTTCTTATCCAGATGATGACACTTATGTAACTGACTCTGCCGCAGGTGCTACGGCCTTAGCTACTGGCATTAAAAGCTATAACGGTGCTATTTCAGTTGATCATAAACATATGCCGCTTAGCACTATGATGATGCAAGCAAAAAAGCTGGGGAAAGCCAATGGTATTGTGGCTAGCTCACAAATTAATCATGCCACGCCAGCCGCGTTTTTAGCTCATAATAAAAGTCGGCAGAATTACAATGAAATTGCTGATATGTATGTAGATTATCGTATTAACGGTAAACCGGTTGCTGACGTTATGTTAGGCGGCGGCAAAAAGTATTTTATTCGTGAAGATCGTAACCTCGTTAATGAACTGCAGCAGCAGGATTATCAATATGCTGAAAACTGGCAACAGTTAGACCAGCTTACCCGTTCACCTGCCATTGCTTTATTAGCTGATGTCGCTTTACCGTCAGCGATAGATAACCCTGTGCAGCAGCCATTAGCTCAATTAACCAGTAAAGCTTTACAATTGTTAGCAACAGCTGAAAAGGGTTTTGTATTAATGGTTGAAGGTAGCCAAATAGATTGGTGTGGCCATAGCAATGATATTGCTTGTGCCATGGCAGAAATGGACGATTTTGGTCATGCTATTCAAGTGGCGAAAGACTTTGTTGATGCTAATCCAGATACGCTATTAATTATTACCGCTGATCATGAAACCGGCGGCTTATCTTTAGGTGCCAATGGCGTTTATGAATGGCGTACCGACAAAATCAAGAAAATTCGTCATTCCGCCCTGGTTATTGCAGAAAAAATGTTAGCCGCCACTAACGATGAAAATGCGCTACAGATATGGCAAACATTAACTAGTATGGCTCTGTCAGAAGAAGAATCTAAGCTATTGCTAATGGCAAAAACCGATAGTAATAAAGCGTTAACCTCGCAAATTAAAGCTATTATTAATAACAGAACTAACACCGGCTGGACGACTGGTGGCCACAGTGCTGCGGACGTACCCGTATTAGCTTATGGTAAATGGCAAAAAGATTTTATTGGTTTCCAAGACAATACAGATATAGCCAAAAAAATAATGCAGTATATTCAGCAAACTAAATAA
- the fadD gene encoding long-chain-fatty-acid--CoA ligase FadD, giving the protein MERVWLKRYPSGVPAQIDADHYPSLLDIFSQSIEQYADKTAFINMGKSITYRELDQKSIAFAAYLQSLGLKKGDAVAIMMPNLLQYPVVLMGILRAGCVVVNVNPLYTPRELEHQLTDSKAKTIIIVENFAHTLSDIQDHIQLEHIILTKMGDMLGCVKGNIVNFVVKYLKRLVPSYNLKSFVSFNDALKQGAELPLQKPTLVGSDIAFLQYTGGTTGVSKGAMLTHRNMVANLEQVTGCLDTFFVKGEERVVTALPLYHIFALTANFFTFFKYGATNLLITNPRDMPGFVKELKGFSFTAITGVNTLFNGLLNTPGFAQLDFSTLKLSLGGGMAVQRPVAERWQKVTGTRLLEGYGLTECCPLVTVSPYDLAGFNGSIGLPAPSTDIRLVDEEGNDVAKGESGEMLVSGPQVMLGYLNRPDETAKVLKDGWLYTGDIARMDDEGFFYIVDRKKDMILVSGFNVYPNEIEEVAAMNEKVLEVAAVGVPHDVSGEVVKLFVVKKDPSLTEEEMIAHCRQHLTGYKAPKSVEFRKELPKTNVGKILRRELRDEEIKKSTKA; this is encoded by the coding sequence GTGGAAAGAGTTTGGTTAAAACGTTACCCGTCAGGTGTACCAGCGCAAATTGATGCTGATCATTACCCATCATTATTAGATATATTTAGTCAAAGTATTGAACAATATGCTGATAAAACAGCTTTTATCAATATGGGAAAATCAATTACCTATCGTGAACTTGATCAGAAAAGTATCGCTTTTGCAGCCTACTTACAAAGTTTAGGCCTGAAAAAAGGCGATGCAGTGGCAATTATGATGCCGAATTTACTGCAATATCCTGTCGTTTTAATGGGGATTTTACGTGCTGGTTGTGTGGTGGTAAACGTTAACCCACTTTATACCCCTCGAGAGCTAGAACACCAATTAACCGATTCTAAAGCTAAAACCATTATTATTGTCGAAAATTTTGCCCATACTCTTAGTGATATTCAAGATCATATTCAACTTGAGCATATTATATTAACTAAAATGGGCGACATGCTGGGTTGTGTAAAAGGCAATATTGTCAATTTCGTGGTTAAATATCTGAAAAGATTAGTGCCAAGCTATAATTTAAAAAGTTTTGTTAGTTTTAATGATGCCTTAAAGCAGGGCGCTGAATTACCCCTACAAAAACCTACTTTGGTGGGCAGTGATATTGCCTTTTTGCAGTATACCGGTGGCACGACGGGTGTCTCTAAAGGCGCCATGTTAACCCATCGCAATATGGTTGCTAATCTAGAGCAAGTAACGGGTTGTCTTGATACCTTCTTTGTGAAAGGTGAAGAAAGAGTGGTAACGGCATTACCGCTTTATCATATCTTTGCATTAACGGCTAACTTCTTTACCTTTTTTAAATACGGTGCAACTAACTTGTTGATCACCAATCCGCGAGATATGCCAGGCTTTGTCAAAGAGTTAAAAGGCTTTTCGTTTACTGCTATTACCGGCGTTAATACTTTATTTAATGGCTTATTAAATACTCCGGGTTTTGCCCAACTAGATTTCAGCACGCTTAAGTTATCTTTAGGCGGTGGTATGGCAGTGCAGCGTCCTGTTGCGGAGCGCTGGCAAAAAGTGACAGGTACTCGTTTACTAGAAGGCTATGGCTTAACTGAGTGCTGTCCATTAGTTACAGTCAGTCCATACGATTTAGCAGGCTTTAATGGCAGCATTGGTTTACCTGCGCCATCTACTGATATTCGCTTGGTGGATGAAGAAGGTAATGACGTTGCCAAAGGTGAGTCCGGCGAAATGCTGGTGAGCGGGCCGCAAGTTATGCTAGGTTATTTAAATCGCCCTGACGAAACAGCTAAGGTATTAAAAGACGGTTGGCTGTATACCGGTGATATTGCCCGAATGGATGATGAAGGTTTCTTTTATATCGTCGATCGTAAAAAAGATATGATTTTAGTTTCTGGCTTTAACGTCTATCCAAATGAAATAGAAGAAGTTGCTGCCATGAACGAAAAAGTTCTGGAAGTGGCTGCCGTTGGCGTGCCGCATGACGTTTCAGGTGAAGTAGTTAAATTGTTTGTGGTAAAAAAAGATCCTTCGCTAACCGAAGAAGAAATGATTGCCCATTGTCGTCAGCATTTAACCGGTTATAAAGCACCAAAATCTGTTGAATTCCGCAAAGAGCTACCCAAAACTAATGTTGGTAAAATCCTGCGTCGTGAATTACGTGATGAAGAGATAAAAAAATCAACAAAAGCATAG